From the Marinomonas sp. THO17 genome, one window contains:
- a CDS encoding helix-turn-helix domain-containing protein has product MKIGQVIKVLRLQRKMTQEQIALEADMATSNVSRIEKGLRQPSQKVLWKLAKALNTKPSIIYAASEQAPGDIVNFLLNAQNTPSEKSPFPKPNEKKCGDIIISKDAQLILKLYSELTPNNKSLLLEQLKTLHKWQDK; this is encoded by the coding sequence GTAAAATGACTCAGGAACAAATCGCACTGGAAGCAGATATGGCCACCAGCAATGTGTCACGTATAGAAAAAGGTTTGCGCCAACCATCACAAAAAGTGCTTTGGAAACTGGCAAAAGCACTCAATACCAAACCCTCGATTATCTACGCTGCCAGCGAACAAGCTCCAGGTGATATCGTAAACTTCCTACTCAATGCACAAAATACTCCAAGCGAAAAAAGCCCTTTTCCCAAACCTAATGAAAAAAAGTGTGGCGACATTATTATCAGTAAAGACGCCCAGCTCATTTTAAAACTTTACAGTGAACTCACACCTAACAATAAATCACTCTTATTGGAACAATTAAAAACCCTTCATAAATGGCAAGACAAGTAG